A region from the Bacillota bacterium genome encodes:
- a CDS encoding amidohydrolase family protein → MKEYLLRGRIICPDRVLEDGYIIFKGGFIQRVGQSNEFDHWPPESGCPAPAVSPVDECIDLSRSGYTIFPGFIDIHIHGAGYWQAAHGQIAELARFLARFGVTGFLPTLASATKEEYLEWLGEVKDLRELEEQRELEEVGAAREAGAIRETTKGARGARVLGAHMEGPFINKLSRGGMMEERVREPDLEECEEYVDAAGGAIRLMTLSPELPGAIDLIRYLRSRGIVVSMGHSLAGPEVVAAAVGAGASHCCHIFNNCPYDNLRKEPGVRRPGIDEAALVNPGVTVEAIADGIHVDPLMLELALRSKGLSGMVLITDALPGAGLDDGIYEMPDGRVIKTRKGDGIRLKDTGALVGSGLTLPLAMKNFMQWMGLRDWEAAQLVSGNPARVLGEADSGFIEPGKRADFAILDKDFNCVMTIVGGEIVYDDRMRG, encoded by the coding sequence GTGAAGGAATACCTCCTGAGGGGCCGTATCATTTGTCCCGATCGGGTGCTGGAAGATGGCTACATAATATTTAAGGGGGGCTTTATCCAGAGGGTCGGCCAGTCCAATGAGTTCGATCACTGGCCGCCCGAGTCGGGGTGTCCGGCCCCGGCGGTAAGCCCTGTCGATGAATGCATCGACCTTTCGCGATCGGGTTATACCATCTTCCCTGGTTTCATCGACATTCATATCCACGGCGCGGGTTACTGGCAGGCTGCGCACGGGCAGATTGCAGAGCTCGCCCGGTTTCTCGCCAGGTTTGGGGTGACGGGTTTTCTACCGACGCTGGCCTCGGCGACCAAAGAGGAATACCTCGAGTGGCTTGGCGAGGTAAAAGATTTGAGAGAGCTAGAAGAGCAAAGAGAGCTGGAAGAGGTAGGAGCGGCAAGAGAGGCAGGGGCGATAAGGGAAACAACGAAAGGGGCCCGAGGGGCCCGGGTCCTCGGAGCACATATGGAGGGGCCGTTCATCAACAAGCTCTCCAGGGGCGGGATGATGGAGGAGCGGGTGAGGGAGCCCGACCTGGAGGAGTGCGAGGAATATGTGGACGCGGCAGGCGGGGCCATCCGCCTGATGACCTTGTCCCCGGAACTCCCGGGCGCTATAGACCTGATCCGCTATTTGCGGTCCCGGGGCATCGTAGTTTCGATGGGTCACTCCCTGGCGGGGCCGGAGGTCGTTGCGGCCGCGGTGGGGGCTGGCGCTAGCCATTGCTGTCACATTTTTAATAATTGTCCCTACGATAACCTGCGTAAGGAGCCCGGGGTGAGGCGCCCCGGTATCGATGAGGCGGCGCTGGTCAACCCGGGCGTGACGGTTGAGGCCATAGCCGACGGCATTCATGTGGACCCGCTCATGCTTGAGCTGGCCCTGAGATCAAAGGGCCTTTCGGGCATGGTGCTCATCACCGATGCCCTCCCTGGCGCGGGCCTCGATGACGGCATCTATGAGATGCCCGACGGCAGGGTGATCAAAACCAGGAAGGGTGACGGGATCAGGCTCAAGGATACGGGGGCGCTGGTCGGGAGCGGGCTTACCCTGCCCCTCGCCATGAAGAATTTTATGCAGTGGATGGGGCTCCGGGACTGGGAGGCAGCGCAGCTCGTGAGCGGGAATCCGGCCCGGGTGCTAGGGGAAGCGGATAGCGGCTTCATCGAGCCTGGCAAGCGAGCGGATTTTGCCATTCTGGACAAGGATTTCAACTGCGTGATGACGATCGTGGGCGGGGAGATTGTTTATGATGATAGGATGAGGGGGTAA
- a CDS encoding carbohydrate ABC transporter permease, which yields MVSNSVKTGQEIFANPFSLPSSFVWDNYGYVWSIASFNAYLKNSVLVTAVSVFLVLAVSSAAAFALARYRFTGNTFLYLFFLSGLMLPIRLGIIPLFILMKNLNLLDTYASLILTYTASAIPFAVFILTGFFKALPKELEFAARIDGCNEYRIYYQIMLPLVRPALATVAIFNFVQTWNDFFIPLVFISSDHLKTVPLGMTNFFGQYQTDWNYLFAGLTLATLPTLIMYLFMSKQFIKGLTAGAVKG from the coding sequence ATGGTTTCCAATTCTGTCAAAACGGGGCAGGAGATATTCGCCAACCCATTTAGCCTGCCATCCTCATTTGTATGGGACAATTATGGCTATGTGTGGAGCATCGCAAGCTTCAATGCCTACCTCAAAAACAGCGTGCTGGTTACAGCGGTCTCGGTGTTCCTCGTCCTCGCCGTTTCTTCCGCCGCGGCCTTTGCTCTGGCGCGTTACAGGTTCACGGGTAATACCTTTCTCTACCTCTTCTTCCTGAGCGGACTTATGCTGCCCATAAGGCTCGGCATAATTCCCCTGTTTATCCTGATGAAAAACCTCAACCTGCTCGATACATATGCGTCCTTGATTCTCACGTATACGGCCAGCGCTATTCCGTTCGCCGTCTTCATTCTCACGGGATTTTTCAAGGCTCTGCCGAAGGAATTGGAGTTCGCGGCGCGAATCGATGGGTGTAACGAATATCGCATCTACTACCAGATCATGTTGCCCCTGGTGAGGCCCGCCCTCGCCACGGTGGCGATCTTCAATTTCGTTCAGACCTGGAACGATTTCTTCATACCGCTGGTATTTATAAGCTCTGATCACCTGAAGACCGTCCCGCTCGGCATGACGAATTTCTTTGGCCAGTACCAGACCGACTGGAATTATCTCTTCGCCGGGTTGACGCTTGCAACCCTGCCGACCCTGATTATGTATCTCTTTATGTCGAAGCAGTTCATAAAGGGCCTGACGGCTGGCGCGGTCAAGGGATGA
- a CDS encoding sugar ABC transporter permease: MQTHIAVFIIPALIIYTVFVVYPFLVSFRLSLYDWKGLGPMVYVGLGNFVKLFTKEPFNQQFFNALKHNLIFFVVTMIVQNLVGLVLAIILSRRIRGSAIFQAVYFLPVTLSLVVVGYLWTLMLNPMWGTVNQILRVVGLGSLTRPWLGDPHTALLTIILVNAWQWLGFPLLVFLASIQGIPDEFYEAARIDGASEWHIARHITVPLILPSITMVTIMTFIGTMNAFDIVYTMEGILGSPFFSTDVLGTFFYRTAFGTVWGTPGNLGFGSAVAVVMFLMVLIVSYAWLQITKKHEVQY, encoded by the coding sequence ATTCAGACGCATATAGCGGTTTTCATAATTCCCGCTCTCATAATCTATACCGTCTTTGTGGTTTATCCTTTTCTGGTATCATTCAGGTTGAGCCTTTATGACTGGAAAGGGCTCGGGCCCATGGTATATGTTGGCCTCGGCAACTTTGTCAAGCTATTTACGAAAGAGCCTTTCAACCAGCAGTTTTTTAATGCTCTCAAGCATAACCTCATATTCTTTGTAGTTACCATGATCGTCCAGAACCTGGTGGGTTTGGTGCTTGCTATAATCTTGAGCCGGCGCATCAGGGGGTCAGCAATCTTTCAGGCCGTTTACTTCCTGCCTGTGACCCTATCTCTTGTCGTGGTCGGTTACCTCTGGACGCTCATGTTAAATCCAATGTGGGGGACGGTCAATCAGATATTGAGGGTGGTTGGCCTGGGCAGCCTTACACGGCCCTGGCTCGGCGACCCTCACACGGCCCTGTTGACCATCATACTCGTAAATGCCTGGCAGTGGCTCGGCTTCCCGCTGCTTGTATTCCTCGCCTCGATTCAGGGCATCCCTGATGAATTCTATGAGGCTGCCAGGATCGACGGCGCTTCGGAGTGGCACATTGCCCGCCACATTACAGTGCCGCTGATACTGCCCTCGATAACCATGGTGACGATCATGACCTTCATCGGCACCATGAATGCCTTTGATATCGTCTACACCATGGAGGGGATACTGGGCAGCCCATTCTTCTCCACGGACGTCCTGGGGACGTTTTTCTATCGGACCGCTTTCGGCACAGTGTGGGGGACGCCAGGCAACCTGGGCTTCGGCTCGGCCGTGGCTGTTGTGATGTTCCTCATGGTCCTCATAGTTTCTTATGCATGGCTGCAGATTACCAAGAAACATGAGGTCCAATATTAG
- a CDS encoding extracellular solute-binding protein, with the protein MLGKRSLYVGVLLLGLLLVLQTAVAYGAGKVQLNFWSLRTEDVPAYQKFIKAFEAENPGITVKFTAYKNTEYRNILKTAILGGSGPDLFWSSEFTMLQEYADNGYLMPLDGKVPDIKTNFRPGDLEGVRGSDDKVYGIPHGSYVYGVYYNKNAFKKFGLAEPQSWPELIKAAQAIKGAGAVPFAQGTKDSWTLQECMFEGAFGPTFLHGREWYDAAVKGKTNFLDPRFVKALENLLDLKQFFPAGYEGISYTDMQMLFTQERAAMFIGGSWEIGFFERMNPRLDFDMAIGFPETKDGPYWLATPANCTVVNAKTKHPAEVIKFMDFLASKEFGQMYSNELKTMTPILGVKYTHPIFAKASKRLDDAKGVVPFLYSYPVFNREEPAGDVLFANGLQAMFAGKRMPKQVAEDIQNGIAKWYKPFKH; encoded by the coding sequence ATGCTAGGAAAGAGGAGCCTCTATGTAGGTGTCTTGCTGCTTGGCCTTCTCCTTGTGCTGCAAACGGCGGTAGCTTACGGCGCAGGCAAGGTCCAGCTCAACTTCTGGAGCTTGAGGACGGAGGATGTCCCAGCCTATCAGAAGTTCATCAAGGCCTTTGAGGCGGAGAACCCGGGGATCACGGTGAAGTTTACGGCTTACAAGAACACGGAATACCGGAATATCCTGAAGACGGCGATCCTTGGAGGGTCGGGCCCGGATCTCTTCTGGTCCAGCGAGTTCACCATGCTCCAGGAGTATGCGGATAACGGCTACCTGATGCCGCTGGATGGAAAGGTCCCCGACATCAAGACCAACTTCAGACCCGGCGACCTGGAGGGCGTCAGGGGGAGCGATGACAAGGTCTACGGCATCCCCCATGGGTCCTACGTGTATGGCGTCTACTATAACAAGAATGCGTTCAAGAAGTTCGGCCTCGCAGAGCCCCAGAGCTGGCCGGAGCTTATAAAAGCGGCCCAGGCCATCAAGGGCGCAGGCGCGGTCCCGTTTGCGCAGGGCACGAAGGATTCCTGGACGCTCCAGGAGTGCATGTTTGAGGGGGCCTTCGGCCCGACGTTCCTGCACGGGCGCGAGTGGTATGATGCAGCGGTCAAGGGGAAGACAAACTTCCTCGATCCGAGGTTTGTCAAGGCTCTCGAGAATCTGCTCGACCTGAAGCAGTTCTTCCCCGCAGGGTATGAAGGGATAAGCTATACGGATATGCAGATGCTGTTCACCCAGGAGCGCGCAGCGATGTTCATCGGGGGCTCATGGGAGATCGGGTTCTTTGAGAGGATGAACCCCAGGCTAGATTTTGACATGGCCATAGGCTTCCCTGAGACAAAGGACGGGCCCTACTGGCTTGCTACCCCTGCGAACTGCACGGTCGTGAACGCGAAGACCAAACACCCGGCGGAGGTCATTAAATTCATGGACTTCCTCGCATCCAAGGAGTTTGGGCAGATGTACTCGAACGAGCTCAAGACCATGACCCCGATCCTTGGCGTGAAGTACACTCACCCGATATTCGCCAAGGCCAGCAAGCGCCTCGATGATGCAAAGGGTGTCGTCCCATTCCTTTACTCCTACCCTGTATTCAACCGGGAGGAGCCTGCAGGTGATGTCCTGTTCGCGAACGGGCTCCAGGCGATGTTCGCCGGCAAGAGGATGCCGAAGCAGGTTGCCGAGGATATACAGAATGGCATCGCCAAGTGGTATAAGCCCTTCAAGCATTAA
- a CDS encoding carbohydrate ABC transporter permease, with protein sequence MAVSRARRKALSRVFIYVAAIVVAAGILAPPVWLFISSISTQSELLSVPVHWIPHHPTFERYARIIRAASEGGEAEVTFKRSMVNSIIVALFVTALCISIGTLSSYAFARLPIRGKTQLLFMILFIYMLPPIAVVIPLYEIMGRLGLLDTHIVLVLLYSAFLTPFVIWIMRGYFLTIPKDLEEAAMIDGCTRVSALFRVVLPLSVPGLVATSLFCFLMSWEEFFMALIFTSSPAAKTIPVAIAEFSGRHSIDYGMMATGGVLAAIPPVLIALLFQKYIVSGLTSGAVKG encoded by the coding sequence ATGGCCGTATCGCGCGCCAGGCGGAAGGCGCTGTCGAGAGTCTTTATATATGTTGCCGCTATCGTGGTGGCTGCCGGTATCCTCGCGCCGCCGGTCTGGCTTTTCATATCGAGTATATCGACCCAGAGCGAGCTCCTATCCGTTCCTGTGCACTGGATCCCTCACCACCCGACCTTCGAACGGTATGCCCGGATAATTAGGGCTGCCTCCGAGGGCGGGGAGGCCGAGGTCACATTCAAACGATCCATGGTCAACAGCATCATCGTGGCGCTTTTCGTCACAGCGCTGTGTATCTCAATTGGCACCCTGTCGTCTTATGCCTTTGCGCGACTGCCGATCAGGGGGAAGACCCAGCTTCTCTTCATGATCCTGTTTATATACATGCTTCCCCCGATCGCCGTAGTTATCCCACTCTATGAGATTATGGGCAGGCTCGGCCTGCTGGATACCCATATAGTGCTTGTGCTGCTCTATTCGGCATTCCTTACACCGTTTGTAATCTGGATCATGAGGGGCTATTTCCTCACGATCCCAAAGGACCTGGAGGAGGCGGCCATGATCGACGGGTGTACGCGGGTATCGGCTCTTTTCAGGGTCGTGCTGCCGCTCTCGGTGCCGGGCCTTGTGGCGACCAGCCTATTCTGCTTCCTCATGTCCTGGGAGGAGTTTTTCATGGCCTTGATTTTCACATCATCCCCAGCGGCGAAGACGATACCTGTCGCGATCGCCGAGTTCAGCGGGAGGCACTCGATCGATTACGGGATGATGGCAACGGGCGGGGTCCTGGCCGCTATACCTCCCGTCCTGATTGCCCTTTTATTCCAGAAGTATATCGTGAGCGGGCTTACATCGGGCGCGGTCAAAGGCTAG
- a CDS encoding sugar ABC transporter permease, producing the protein MRSRSFLSVSKLAFWLILPSILVIFPLIIYPIFSSLHLSFFTKELTNPFIGTPFVGLRNYIDILRDAAFWSSFWKTVYFTVVSISLEVVLGVAVSLLLNEKFAGRGVLRSLILVPWALPVTVNGIMWKWILNSSYGALNSLLYQLGLISSYRAWLSEPFMAMNMAIVAEVWKVTPLVVLLLLAALQTIPHQLYEAATVDGASAWRKFRHITLPLLQPTILIILVLRTLDAFKVFDLIFVMTRGGPANGTMVLSYFTYIRAFRFLNFGQGAALSYVITLFIGLIALLYTRVMRSDIEY; encoded by the coding sequence ATGCGATCCAGATCTTTTCTATCAGTATCGAAGCTGGCTTTCTGGCTGATCCTGCCGAGCATACTTGTGATTTTTCCATTAATCATTTACCCGATATTCAGCTCATTACATTTGAGTTTTTTCACGAAAGAGCTGACGAACCCATTTATAGGCACGCCCTTCGTTGGCCTCCGCAATTATATTGATATACTTCGCGATGCTGCCTTCTGGTCGTCTTTTTGGAAGACGGTCTATTTCACCGTGGTTTCCATCTCGCTGGAGGTTGTGCTAGGCGTGGCTGTATCCTTGCTTCTCAATGAGAAGTTTGCCGGCAGGGGTGTGCTGAGGAGCCTGATCCTCGTGCCCTGGGCCCTGCCCGTCACAGTCAACGGTATCATGTGGAAGTGGATCCTCAACTCGAGCTACGGGGCGCTCAACAGCCTGCTTTATCAGCTGGGCCTGATAAGCTCCTACCGTGCATGGCTGAGCGAGCCATTCATGGCCATGAACATGGCGATCGTGGCGGAGGTCTGGAAGGTTACGCCCCTGGTTGTCCTCCTCCTTCTTGCTGCGCTGCAGACGATACCGCACCAGCTTTATGAGGCGGCAACGGTTGATGGGGCGAGCGCTTGGCGAAAATTCCGGCATATTACGTTGCCTCTCCTCCAGCCAACCATATTGATCATACTCGTGTTGAGGACCCTCGACGCGTTCAAGGTGTTTGACCTGATTTTCGTCATGACGAGGGGCGGACCGGCGAACGGGACGATGGTCTTGAGCTATTTCACATATATCCGGGCATTCAGGTTCCTCAACTTCGGCCAGGGCGCTGCCCTGTCGTACGTCATAACGCTTTTCATAGGATTGATCGCCCTGCTCTATACGAGGGTTATGCGCTCGGATATTGAATACTGA
- a CDS encoding extracellular solute-binding protein yields the protein MKVKRFSKVLVVMLALSLCIGLLAGAAAAKVRINALFMKQAGYSEDDIRSMTAEFEKKNPDIEVGLTFVAYEELYDKIVVSAASGRGSYDVILVDCIWPAAFVSAGWLLDVTDRLTPQERADIFPEVLSAVEYKGRLYGMPWLNDWLYMYYNDDMLKRAGYKDAPATWADVVEVGKKLKSNGIVKYPYIEAWSQNESTPIEYLKFVSAFGGDMLDKDDNPIFNKGVGLKALEFMVSNLKAGIFHPATLESAYDEVRNTFSQGEAAFGTNWAYMYNLANDPKESKVAGHARITVLPGMPDGRKSASINGGMGLSIMKTCKHPDEAWKYVTYLASKPVQKKYSALALPIWKSLYDDPEVVKPQPELVRAARQQIRYIVNRPQVAWYPQLSQIVQEEVQYALTGAKTPQKALDDAVARVKEVKAKYKPKK from the coding sequence ATGAAGGTGAAGAGGTTTAGCAAGGTCCTGGTGGTCATGCTTGCATTATCCCTGTGTATCGGCCTCCTGGCCGGCGCCGCTGCGGCCAAGGTCAGGATCAATGCCCTTTTCATGAAGCAGGCCGGGTACAGCGAAGATGATATCAGGAGCATGACGGCTGAATTCGAAAAGAAGAACCCAGACATAGAGGTCGGGCTGACCTTCGTCGCGTATGAGGAGCTCTATGATAAGATCGTGGTATCCGCGGCAAGCGGCAGGGGCTCCTACGATGTAATCCTGGTCGACTGCATATGGCCGGCAGCTTTCGTCTCCGCCGGCTGGCTCCTGGATGTGACCGATAGGCTCACGCCTCAGGAGCGCGCCGACATCTTTCCCGAGGTGTTGAGCGCGGTGGAGTACAAGGGGCGCCTTTACGGCATGCCCTGGCTCAACGACTGGCTTTACATGTATTACAATGATGACATGCTGAAGCGCGCAGGCTACAAGGATGCCCCGGCCACCTGGGCAGATGTCGTGGAAGTCGGTAAGAAGCTCAAGTCCAATGGCATTGTCAAGTATCCATATATTGAGGCGTGGAGCCAGAACGAATCGACCCCGATCGAATACCTCAAGTTCGTGTCGGCCTTTGGCGGCGACATGCTGGATAAGGATGATAACCCGATTTTCAATAAAGGGGTTGGCCTGAAGGCGCTGGAGTTTATGGTCAGCAACCTGAAGGCTGGGATCTTCCACCCGGCCACGCTCGAGTCGGCATATGATGAGGTGCGAAACACCTTCTCCCAGGGTGAGGCCGCTTTTGGAACCAACTGGGCATACATGTATAACCTTGCGAATGACCCTAAGGAGTCCAAGGTGGCCGGGCACGCCAGGATCACGGTCCTGCCCGGGATGCCGGATGGTCGCAAGAGCGCGTCGATCAACGGTGGCATGGGGCTTTCGATCATGAAGACCTGCAAGCACCCTGATGAGGCGTGGAAATACGTAACTTACCTGGCATCCAAGCCTGTTCAGAAGAAGTACTCTGCGCTGGCGCTCCCCATCTGGAAGTCGCTCTATGATGACCCGGAGGTTGTAAAGCCCCAGCCGGAGCTCGTGCGGGCAGCGAGGCAGCAGATAAGGTATATTGTAAACAGACCGCAGGTAGCATGGTATCCGCAGCTGTCGCAGATCGTCCAGGAGGAAGTCCAGTACGCCCTGACCGGGGCTAAGACCCCGCAGAAGGCCCTTGACGACGCGGTAGCCAGGGTGAAGGAAGTCAAGGCTAAGTATAAGCCCAAGAAATAG
- a CDS encoding ROK family transcriptional regulator → MVKLEPGTPATIRDNNRYLVLQVIERQGPVSRAELSRITQISEPTIYSIIDHLISKGLVREVGMGQSTGGRKPIMIEFNPEAGLVVGVDAGGTNIKMGISDLGGRFQHTRKIPTKELGFGAEVVPGIARAVRGLMAESGIPQEKVLAVGVAVPGVVHPETGEVSLSPQMGWVSIPFRRLLYEELAIPVVVENDVNAAALAEKHWGAGQDMSDFVFIAIGTGVGGGVIINGELYRGYSYAAGEVGYTITNLSWMKRESSEGFGCLETFTAAHGILKRAAELWGTRAGGGETAPATVEEVFELARAGDEIARGLVEEVADHLAAGIINISVVLSPQAVVIGGGIANAGDVLLQPVKERLQRISPIRPQILLSKMGADTGLIGAASIACRTAKQGLLSI, encoded by the coding sequence ATGGTCAAGTTAGAGCCGGGGACTCCCGCGACCATAAGGGATAACAATAGATATCTGGTCCTCCAGGTAATCGAGAGGCAGGGGCCGGTATCGCGCGCTGAGCTATCCAGGATAACGCAGATAAGCGAACCGACTATATATTCGATAATCGACCATCTTATCTCCAAAGGGCTCGTCAGAGAGGTTGGCATGGGGCAATCCACAGGCGGGAGGAAGCCCATCATGATCGAATTCAACCCCGAGGCCGGGCTTGTGGTTGGGGTCGATGCTGGCGGGACGAATATCAAGATGGGTATATCGGATCTTGGCGGCAGGTTCCAGCACACACGCAAGATCCCCACAAAGGAACTGGGTTTCGGTGCAGAGGTCGTGCCCGGCATCGCGAGGGCCGTACGTGGCCTTATGGCCGAGTCAGGTATTCCACAGGAGAAGGTGCTGGCAGTTGGCGTCGCGGTGCCTGGCGTCGTTCATCCTGAGACGGGTGAGGTATCCCTCTCACCCCAGATGGGCTGGGTAAGCATACCATTCAGGAGGCTGCTTTACGAAGAGCTTGCGATACCCGTCGTGGTCGAAAATGATGTTAACGCGGCGGCGCTCGCCGAGAAGCATTGGGGCGCCGGCCAGGATATGAGCGACTTCGTCTTTATCGCTATTGGCACAGGCGTCGGCGGTGGGGTGATAATAAACGGTGAACTCTACAGGGGTTATTCCTACGCCGCTGGCGAGGTTGGTTATACTATCACCAATCTGAGCTGGATGAAGCGTGAAAGCTCGGAGGGGTTTGGGTGTCTCGAGACCTTCACGGCCGCTCATGGTATCTTGAAGAGGGCGGCTGAGCTCTGGGGGACGCGGGCCGGTGGAGGAGAGACTGCGCCCGCAACGGTTGAGGAGGTATTTGAACTTGCCCGAGCCGGGGATGAGATAGCTCGAGGGTTGGTCGAGGAGGTTGCGGATCACCTTGCGGCCGGAATTATCAATATTTCTGTCGTGTTGAGCCCACAGGCGGTGGTGATCGGGGGCGGCATAGCAAATGCCGGTGATGTGCTGCTTCAACCCGTCAAAGAGAGGTTGCAGCGTATATCCCCGATCCGGCCACAGATCCTGCTCTCGAAGATGGGTGCGGATACCGGCCTCATAGGCGCGGCATCGATTGCGTGCAGGACGGCGAAGCAGGGTTTGCTGTCTATCTAG
- a CDS encoding GAF domain-containing protein, whose product MGEESLCEVCQCINSALRLEDALDIIVRSAVERLRLKASSIRLLDPRHETLHISAAYGLSEVYISKGPVKPEKSILDREALSGRLVYVEDATQDPRIQYPGDVKKEGIRSILCVPIMLENRPIGVLRAYTGEVRQFTDSEVETLGIFASQAAVAVRNARLYRRMQVLSEIARQIGLTSELSEVLNLLVEGAARAMGVKAASLRLLDRFGERLTISAAYGLTDEYIAKGPVEVHKSVLDYEVVLEKKPVTIHDATLDPKFQYRQEAEREGIRSVLCVPLMAREKVLGVLRVYTGVPYEFSQDEIEFLAALANLGALAIENAHMHKQMKDSYERLMADVSSWRDWDSWGTR is encoded by the coding sequence TTGGGGGAGGAATCTCTGTGCGAGGTATGTCAGTGTATAAATTCGGCTTTGAGGCTGGAGGATGCCCTCGATATTATCGTGCGAAGCGCCGTGGAGAGGCTCAGGCTCAAGGCGAGCTCCATAAGGCTCCTCGACCCGCGGCACGAAACGCTCCATATATCGGCAGCCTATGGCCTCAGTGAGGTCTATATCTCCAAGGGCCCCGTCAAGCCGGAGAAGAGCATTCTCGATCGGGAGGCCCTCTCCGGCAGGCTCGTATATGTAGAAGATGCCACACAGGACCCGAGGATCCAGTATCCTGGAGATGTGAAGAAGGAAGGCATACGCTCTATACTGTGCGTGCCCATCATGCTCGAGAATAGGCCTATTGGGGTTTTGCGTGCCTATACTGGGGAAGTAAGGCAGTTCACGGACAGCGAGGTCGAGACCCTGGGTATTTTTGCGAGCCAGGCCGCTGTTGCCGTCCGCAACGCCCGGCTCTATCGCCGCATGCAGGTCCTCTCGGAGATAGCGAGGCAGATTGGATTGACCTCCGAGCTATCCGAGGTTTTGAATCTACTCGTAGAGGGCGCGGCGAGGGCGATGGGAGTGAAGGCGGCATCATTGAGGCTCCTCGACCGGTTCGGTGAGAGGCTCACTATAAGCGCGGCGTACGGCCTGACAGATGAGTATATCGCCAAGGGCCCCGTTGAGGTCCACAAGAGCGTTCTAGATTACGAGGTAGTGCTCGAAAAAAAGCCGGTTACGATACACGATGCCACGCTGGATCCGAAATTCCAGTACCGGCAGGAGGCCGAGCGCGAGGGGATTCGCTCGGTGCTGTGCGTCCCTCTGATGGCCCGCGAGAAGGTCCTGGGCGTCCTCAGGGTATACACGGGAGTCCCTTATGAATTCTCCCAGGATGAAATCGAGTTTCTCGCTGCCCTCGCAAACCTCGGGGCCCTGGCCATTGAGAATGCACATATGCACAAGCAGATGAAGGATAGCTACGAGCGCCTGATGGCCGATGTCTCATCCTGGCGTGACTGGGATAGCTGGGGGACACGGTAG
- a CDS encoding type II toxin-antitoxin system Phd/YefM family antitoxin has translation MPIRVNVHEAKTQLSMLLARVKNGEEIIIAKAGKPIARLTPVMEPPARRVPGKAKGMVTLSPDFDEPLPESILEAFEK, from the coding sequence ATGCCTATCCGCGTGAATGTTCATGAAGCGAAGACTCAGCTTTCAATGCTTCTAGCTCGCGTGAAAAACGGTGAAGAGATCATCATTGCCAAAGCTGGCAAGCCTATTGCCCGACTGACCCCAGTGATGGAGCCACCGGCCCGGCGCGTCCCGGGGAAAGCTAAGGGGATGGTCACTCTCTCCCCCGATTTCGATGAACCGCTCCCTGAATCCATCCTAGAGGCATTTGAAAAGTGA
- a CDS encoding type II toxin-antitoxin system VapC family toxin translates to MKALLDTHTFLWWITDDPRLSLHARKVISDGENELFFSAASGWEIAIKARLGKLHLTDELESFIPAQLSANAISILPVYLSHTLHVYSLPYHHRDPFDRLLVAQAQVENLPILTADPQISLYTVEVIW, encoded by the coding sequence GTGAAAGCGTTATTGGATACACATACCTTCTTGTGGTGGATCACAGATGATCCCCGCCTGTCGCTCCACGCCCGTAAAGTAATCTCAGACGGGGAGAATGAGCTATTCTTCAGCGCCGCCAGCGGTTGGGAGATAGCAATCAAAGCTCGGCTCGGTAAATTGCATCTAACAGACGAGCTAGAGTCTTTTATCCCTGCCCAGCTGTCCGCCAATGCCATTAGCATCTTACCTGTTTACCTGAGTCATACCCTGCATGTCTACAGTCTTCCATATCACCACAGGGATCCTTTTGATCGGCTTCTCGTCGCCCAGGCCCAGGTAGAAAACCTGCCCATCCTGACCGCTGACCCGCAAATCAGCCTGTATACGGTGGAAGTCATCTGGTGA